The stretch of DNA CTGGGTCCAGATCAGCATCTTCACCGCCATCATCTGCGCAGTGGCAGCCATCTCCGCGCTGACCGCCAAGGAATCCTTCAAGGTTCCCACCAAGCAGCTCGGCCTGAAGTAACCTTCCGCCGGACCGGAAGCACATTCCAGCCCGGTTTTCAGACCGGAAAGCCCGCCATTCCCCCAAATGGCGGGCTTTCCTTTTCCAAAACCGGGCTGTTCCGGCACCCCGCGCCCCTAAGGCCGCCCGGTCTCCAGCACCGACGCCAGGTCGAAGCTGACAGGTTCCTCCAGCTGCGCGTAAGTGCACGATTCCGGATCCCGGTCCGGGCGCCAGCGGTTGAACTGGGCGGTGTGCCGGAACCGGTCGCCCTCCATGTGGTCATAGCGGACCTCCACCACGAGGTCGGGCCGGAGCGGCACGAAGGACAGGTCCTTGCCGGCGCTCCAGCGGCTGCCTTCGGAGTTCCGCGGCGTCCGTTCGCCTTCCTCCTGCTTGGCCCAGGCCCACGGATGGTCCTCGAAGTCGGTGACGAGCGGCTGCAGCTGCTCGAACAGCTCCTGGCGGCGCTTCATCGGGAAGGCGCCGATCACGCCCACGCTGGCCAGGCCGCCGTCGTCCTTGTACAGGCCGAGCAGGAGCGAACCGATAGCGTCCGGCCCGCTCTTGTGCAGCCGGTAGCCGGCCACCACGCAGTCCGCGGTGCGCTCGTGCTTGGTTTTGAACATCACCCGTTTGTCCGGCTCGTACCGTCCGTCCAGGCGTTTGGCCACCACCCCGTCCAGCCCGGCGCCTTCAAACTGCTCAAACCACTGCCCGGCCGTGTCCTTGTCCGTGGTGGCCGCGGTGAGGTGGACGGGGGCTTTGCTGGCGGCGAGCGCCTTCTCAAGTGCCGCCCGCCGCTCCGTGAAGGGCCTGTCCCTGTAGTCGTCTTCGCCCAAGGCCAGCAGGTCAAACGCCACGAACGAGGCCGGGGTCTGCGCCGCGAGCAGCTTCACCCGGCTGGCCGCCGGGTGAATCCGCTGCTGGAGGGCGTCGAAATCCAGCCGGTCGCCGGACGGGCCGATCAGGATAATCTCGCCGTCCACCACGCACCGGGGCGGCAGGTTTTCCCTTAAGGCTTCCACGAGTTCAGGAAAGTAGCGGGTCATGGGCTTTTCGTTGCGGCTGCCGATCTCCAACTCGTCGCCGTCCCGGAAGATGATGGACCGGAAGCCGTCCCACTTGGGCTCGTAGCTGAGACCGCCTTCCGGGATGCCGCTGACGGCCTTGGCGAGCATGGGCGGGACGGGCGGCATCACGGGAAGTTCCATGCTGCCCATTCTTGCCCGGCGACCGCCCCTGGCGGAAGACCAGCGGAAGACCGGTGCTCAGCCGGCCAGCAGCCAGACGATCAGGATCAGCGCCGGGGCTGCCGCCGCTGTCGAAAGGAGGATGGTTTCCCGGGCCACCGCCACCCCGCGGCCGTACTTGCCCGCGAACAGGAACACGTTCTGGGCGGAGGGGAGCGCTGCCATCAGCACCACGCCCAGGAGCATGTGCTGGTCCAGGCTGAAGAGGAAGCGCCCGACGACGAAAGCCACCAGGGGCATCACCGCAGACTTCAGCGCGGTGGCGGTCAGGATTTCCGCGGTATGCCCGCCGCTTTGCAGCATGCGCGAGCCGTGCAGGGACATGCCAAAGGCCAGCAGCACCACCGGAACGGCCGCCCCGCCCAGGAGCGTCAGCGGCGCCATCACCGGGCCGGGAAGCTCCACCTTGAACGCCGCCAGGACAACGCCCAGTAGAGAGGCGATGATCATGGGGTTCCGGAACGGTTGGGTCAGCAGCAGGCGGGGAGAAAACCGGCCGGCGGCGGAAAGGTCCAGAAGAGTGAGGACCAGCGGCGCGAACAGGAGCAGCTGGACCAGCAGGACCGGCGCCACCGGGGTTGCGTCGCCCAGCGCGTACAGCGTGATGGGGATGCCGATGTTGTTGGCGTTGACGTAGGAACTGGCCATGGCCCCAACGGCGGTTTCGGCCAATGGGCGCCGGAACCACAGCCGGCTCGCCGCCACATACAGCAAAGCAGTCACGGCAGCCGTGATCATGGCCAGCGGAACGTAGGCGGAAAAGACCACAGTGAGGTCGGATTCGAGGACCACCGTGAACAGCAGCACCGGGTTGGTGATAAAGAAGGCGGTGCGGGTCAGCGCCGAAACGGTCGGCTCTCCGCCCAGTCCGCACCGCGCGGCAATGTAGCCCACCGCAATGACGACGCCGATCACCGCCAGCCCGATCAGCACACCGACCACAAGAGGTACTTCCTTCCAGTTCCGCCAGCTGCGCAGGACCGCAGCGGGCGCAGTGTTACAAGTTACAAACTTATCTGACAAGTGGCAGGCCGGCTGCACCGGTGCCGCATTCCGCCAACCGCCCGGCCGAAACCCTCGACAGGGCACGCGCCGGACGGTAGAGGTTAACGATGGTTACTGTCGGCTTCCACGCTTCACACGAACAGATCAGCCCCGCCCGGCTCCTCAGGGACGTCCAGCACGCGGAGCGGGCGGGCTTTGACGCGGCTATGTGCTCGGACCACATCGAGCCGTGGTCCGCCCGGCAGGGACACTCCGGCTTCGCCTGGTCCTGGCTGGGAGCAGCGCTGGCCACCACCAATCTCCGGTTCGGGGTGGTCACGGCGCCCGGCCAGCGGTACCACCCGGCCATCATCGCCCATGCCTCGGCCACCCTGGCCGGCATGTTCCCGGGCCGGTTCTGGATGGCCACCGGCAGCGGGGAGAACATGAACGAGCACATCACCGGGGATCCCTGGCCGCCCAAGGACATCCGCCAGCGCCGGCTGGAGGAAAGCGTGGAGGTGATACGGCGCCTGCATCGCGGCGAGGAGGTCACCCACCGCGGCCTGGTCACCGTGGAACAGGCGAGGATCTGGGACGTTCCGGACAACCCCCCGCCGCTCATTGCTCCCGCGGTCAGCGTGGACACCGCCCGGCGTGCGGCCGCATGGGCGGATGGCCTGGTCACCGTGAACCAGCCGGCCGACAAGCTCAAGGACATGCTGGCGGCCTACCGGGACAACGGCGGGCAGGGCAAGGCTGTCCTGCAGGTCCATTTGTCCTGGGCCGGGAACGAAGAGGAAGCTGTTGCCGTTGCGCTCGACCAGTGGCGGACCAACACCTATGATCCGCCCATCCCTTGGGATTTGCCCACCGCCGGACACTTCGACGTGGTGGGCGAACACGTGACAGCGGAGCAGGTCCGCAAAACCGTGAACGTCTCGGCGGACCTGGGCCAGCATACGGAGTGGCTGGCCGAATACGCAGACTTGGGCTTCGACGAGCTCTACCTGCACTTTGTGGGCCAGGAGCAGGCTCCCTTCATCGACGCGTTCGCCGCGGAGGTACTCCCGCAACTGCGCATGCCGGGCAGCACCCCGGCGGTCCCGCAGCTTTCTGCGGCCGGTGCCGAACCGGCGTCGGGCGCTTCGGCATGAGGATCGCCGAAACCTCCGACCTCTGGTGGAAAAACGCCGTGATCTACTGCCTGGACGTCGAGACATTCTTTGACGACGACGGCGACGGTTGCGGCGACTTCGCCGGCCTCACCCAGCGTGTGGACTACCTGGCCGCCCTCGGCGTAACCTGTATCTGGCTGATGCCGTTCTATCCCTCCCCGGACCGGGATGACGGCTACGACGTGACCGATTTCTTCACCGTTGATCCCCGGCTTGGGACCTTGGGTGATCTGGTGGAGTTCGTCCGCGCCGCCCGGGACCGGGGCATGCGCGTAATCGCGGACTTCGTGGTGAACCATACCTCGGACCAGCACCCGTGGTTCGTGGAGGCCCGGACGTCAAAGGACAACCGGTACCGGGACTACTACGTGTGGCGGAGCGACACACCCCCGGACACGTCATCGGAGGTGGTGTTCCCCGGCGAGGAAACGTCCTTGTGGAACAAGGATGAGACCACCGGCGAGTGGTACCTGCACATGTTCGCCAAGTACCAGCCGGACCTGAACGTGACCAACCCCGGCGTACGGAACGAGATCGCCAAGGCGATGGGCCTGTGGCTGGAACTCGGGTTGGACGGTTTCCGGCTGGACGCCGTGCCCTTCTTCCTCGAAACCCGCGGCCAGCCCAAGGACGAGGCCGCCAACCTGGATCCGCACGGCTACCTCGAGGCCCTGCGGAGCTTCGTGAACCGCCGCAACGGCAGCGCGGTGCTGCTCGGAGAGGTAAACCTGCCGTACAAGGAACAACTGGAGTACTTCGGCGGCCCCGACGGCAACGAACTCAACATGCAGTTCGACTTCCTGTCCATGCAGCACCTCTACCTGTCGCTCGCGCGGCAGGATGCCCGGCCCCTGGCGGAAAACCTGAAGAGCCGCCCGCCGCTGCATCCGGACAACCAGTGGGCCATGTTCGTGCGCAACCATGACGAACTCACCCTGGACAAACTCACGGACGGCGAACGCGGGGAGGTCTTTGCCGCTTTCGGGCCCAAGAAGAACATGCAGGTGTACGGGCGGGGCCTGCGCCGCCGGCTTCCCCCGATGCTGGACGGCGATCCGGAACGCCTCCGGATGGTGTACTCGCTGATGTTCTCCCTGCCCGGCACCCCGGTGCTGTTCTATGGGGAGGAGATCGGCATGGGTGAGGACCTTCGGCTCAAGAGCAGGGCCGCCGTGCGCACCCCCATGCAGTGGAGCGACGGGAAAAACGGGGGCTTTTCCACGGCCAAGGCGGCGGACCTGGCGGTCCCGCTGGCAAGGGGAGAGTACGGCCCGGACCACGTCAACGCGGCTGCCGCCAGGCGGGACCCCGATTCACTCTTCAACTTCATGGCAACCCTGATCCTGCGCTACCGGGAGAACGCGGAGCTGGGGTGGGGCGGCTTCGCCCTTATCGACCAGCCGGAGCGCGCGGTCTTCGCGCACACCTGCAGCTCGGACGGCGGCATGCTGGTGCTCCTGCACAATCTGGGCGAGGATCCGGTGACGATCAGCGCCAACGCCGGCCGGGAGGATAGCCCGCCGCAAGCCTTCAAGGACGCCGCCCTGCTGGACGTGTTCGACGGCGGGAGCGTGCCTTTGGAGCCCGACGGCGGCTTCACCGTGGAGCTGGGCCGTTACGGTTTCCGGTGGTTTCGGCTGCACCGGAAGGGCGACCGGCTGGCACCCTGACAGGGACGCCCGGCGCCGTCCTTTATGAAAAGATCAACCATGCGCGCCATGCAACATTCCAGCAAACTCCAGAACGTCCGGTACGAACTCCGCGGGCCGATCCTCCAGGCAGCGAAGAACATGGAGGCCGAGGGGCACCGGATCCTGAAGATGAACCTGGGCGATACCGCCCCGTTCGGCCTGGAAACCCCGGAATCGGTGGTGGTGGATATGATCCACCACCTGCGGGGCGCGCAGGGCTACAGCGACTCCAAGGGAATCTTTTCCGCCCGGACCGCCATCTCGCAGTACTACCAGACCCGCGGCCTGATGCAGATCGGCGTGGAGGACATTTTCATTGGCAACGGGGTCAGCGAATTGATTTCCATGTGCCTGCAGGCCTTTATGGAAAACGGCGACGAGATCCTGGTACCGGCACCGGACTACCCGTTGTGGACGGCGGCTGTGACCCTGACCGGGGGCACGCCTGTCCATTACCTGTGCGACGAGGAGGAAAACTGGTGGCCGGACATGGCCGACGTCGAGGCAAAAATCACCAGCCGGACCAAGGGCATCGTGATCATCAACCCGAACAACCCCACCGGCGCCGTTTACCCCCGCTACATCCTGGAACAGTTCACCGCCCTGGCCCGGAAGCACAACCTGGTCCTCTTCTCGGACGAGATCTACGAGAAGGTGCTGTACGGGGAAGCCGTGCATATCCACACGGCCGCCGTGGCTGAGGACGTCTGCTGCCTGACGTTCAGCGGCCTGTCCAAGGCCTACCGGATGCCCGGCTACCGTGCCGGCTGGGTCGCAGTCACCGGGCCGCTGGCCGCCACCGCCGCGTACCGGGAGGGGCTGGAGCTGCTGGCGTCCCTGAGGCTGTGCCCCAACGTTCCTGCCCAGCATGCCATCCAGACATGCCTGGGCGGCTACCAGAGCATCGAGGCACTGGTGCGCCCCGGCGGCCGGCTCCGGGAACAACGGGACCTCGCGCACAAGCTGCTGACCGCCATTCCGGGCATCACCTGCGTGCCGGCAGAGGGCGCCATGTACCTGTTCCCGCGCCTGGACCCGGAACTCTACCCGATCGCCAGCGACGAACAGTTCGTCCTGGACCTGTTGAAGGACCAGAAAATCCTGGTGTCCCACGGCTCGGCGTTCAACTGGCCCACGCCTGACCACTTCCGCTTTGTGATCCTCCCGTCTGTCCTGGACATCGAGGAAGCCGTCCGCAGGATCGCAACGTTCCTCGCCGCCTACCGCAACCGCGAGGCAGCGTAGCCAGCGGCTGCCCAGGAAGACCTCTGCCTTGGGTGCCACGCCGCCGGCAGACCCTTGGCGGGAAACAGTTCCGGCTCAAAGAACTAACCGGCGCCTAACCATCAGGAAACCAAGGCGCAACATTGCCACTCCACACTGGTAGTGCAGGCAAGAGCCGGCACCAGCTCCAGCCAGGAGGCCCCCCATGTTAAAGAGAGCAGCAGCCCATGTAACCAGAGTCCGCGCCCTGGACCAGCTCCGCCGCGGCGACGAGATCGAAGCCCGCCTTTCCATTGGCCCTTCCTACGATGACGTAGTGATCCGCCGGGGCAGGGTCCAGGAGACGGCGCCGGGAATCGGAGTGGTGTGGATCCTGGACAGGATGACAGGCCTGCGGAAAGCAATCAATACGGACGAATGCAGCGTCTGGCGGGTTGCCTGAACCGGACGCGCGGCGGCGCCGGAAATGCCGGGCTGCGGCAGCGGGTGCAGTCAGTAAGGACTGCCCGCTGCAGGAGCCTGGCCTTCCGGGCCGGTATCAGCCGCCCGCCACCGACTGGATGACCAGCACCTCCTGGCCGGGTGCAACCTCCGTGTCCAGGCCCTGCAACCGCCGCACCTCGTCACCATCCACGTAGACATTCACGAAGCGCCGCAAGGCTCCCGTCTCGTCCCGAAGCCGGCGGGCAAGGACAGCGAAGTCGGCGGTGACGGAATCCAGCAGTTTTGCCACGGTCACAGGTCCGTCCGCGGGCGCAGTCAGAACGGACTGCCCGCCGGCCAGTGGCTGCAGGATGCTGGGAAGTACTACCGATATGTCAGGCACCGGCCACCACTGCCGCCCGGACGCACAGGACATCCGGAAGATGTGCCACCACTTCCGAGAATGTCTCCCCTTCGTCCGGGCTGGCATAGACACTGCCTCCGCGCGTGCCGAAGTACACGCCGGACGGTTCCGCCGAATCCACGGAGGCTGCGTCCCGCAGGACGCTGTTGTACTCGCCCGTGGGCAGCCCGTTGCTGAGCCTCTTCCAGCTGGCGCCGGCGTCGTCTGTGCGGTGGACGGCCAGTTCACCGTTGGGCGGGATACGCTCGCCGTCGGCTTTGAGGGGGACAACCCAGGCTGTACCTTCCCGCCGCGGATGGGTCAGCATGACGAACCCGAAGTCGGCCGGCA from Pseudarthrobacter siccitolerans encodes:
- a CDS encoding ATP-dependent DNA ligase gives rise to the protein MELPVMPPVPPMLAKAVSGIPEGGLSYEPKWDGFRSIIFRDGDELEIGSRNEKPMTRYFPELVEALRENLPPRCVVDGEIILIGPSGDRLDFDALQQRIHPAASRVKLLAAQTPASFVAFDLLALGEDDYRDRPFTERRAALEKALAASKAPVHLTAATTDKDTAGQWFEQFEGAGLDGVVAKRLDGRYEPDKRVMFKTKHERTADCVVAGYRLHKSGPDAIGSLLLGLYKDDGGLASVGVIGAFPMKRRQELFEQLQPLVTDFEDHPWAWAKQEEGERTPRNSEGSRWSAGKDLSFVPLRPDLVVEVRYDHMEGDRFRHTAQFNRWRPDRDPESCTYAQLEEPVSFDLASVLETGRP
- a CDS encoding AEC family transporter, giving the protein MVGVLIGLAVIGVVIAVGYIAARCGLGGEPTVSALTRTAFFITNPVLLFTVVLESDLTVVFSAYVPLAMITAAVTALLYVAASRLWFRRPLAETAVGAMASSYVNANNIGIPITLYALGDATPVAPVLLVQLLLFAPLVLTLLDLSAAGRFSPRLLLTQPFRNPMIIASLLGVVLAAFKVELPGPVMAPLTLLGGAAVPVVLLAFGMSLHGSRMLQSGGHTAEILTATALKSAVMPLVAFVVGRFLFSLDQHMLLGVVLMAALPSAQNVFLFAGKYGRGVAVARETILLSTAAAAPALILIVWLLAG
- a CDS encoding TIGR03885 family FMN-dependent LLM class oxidoreductase; this encodes MVTVGFHASHEQISPARLLRDVQHAERAGFDAAMCSDHIEPWSARQGHSGFAWSWLGAALATTNLRFGVVTAPGQRYHPAIIAHASATLAGMFPGRFWMATGSGENMNEHITGDPWPPKDIRQRRLEESVEVIRRLHRGEEVTHRGLVTVEQARIWDVPDNPPPLIAPAVSVDTARRAAAWADGLVTVNQPADKLKDMLAAYRDNGGQGKAVLQVHLSWAGNEEEAVAVALDQWRTNTYDPPIPWDLPTAGHFDVVGEHVTAEQVRKTVNVSADLGQHTEWLAEYADLGFDELYLHFVGQEQAPFIDAFAAEVLPQLRMPGSTPAVPQLSAAGAEPASGASA
- a CDS encoding alpha-amylase family protein, with protein sequence MRIAETSDLWWKNAVIYCLDVETFFDDDGDGCGDFAGLTQRVDYLAALGVTCIWLMPFYPSPDRDDGYDVTDFFTVDPRLGTLGDLVEFVRAARDRGMRVIADFVVNHTSDQHPWFVEARTSKDNRYRDYYVWRSDTPPDTSSEVVFPGEETSLWNKDETTGEWYLHMFAKYQPDLNVTNPGVRNEIAKAMGLWLELGLDGFRLDAVPFFLETRGQPKDEAANLDPHGYLEALRSFVNRRNGSAVLLGEVNLPYKEQLEYFGGPDGNELNMQFDFLSMQHLYLSLARQDARPLAENLKSRPPLHPDNQWAMFVRNHDELTLDKLTDGERGEVFAAFGPKKNMQVYGRGLRRRLPPMLDGDPERLRMVYSLMFSLPGTPVLFYGEEIGMGEDLRLKSRAAVRTPMQWSDGKNGGFSTAKAADLAVPLARGEYGPDHVNAAAARRDPDSLFNFMATLILRYRENAELGWGGFALIDQPERAVFAHTCSSDGGMLVLLHNLGEDPVTISANAGREDSPPQAFKDAALLDVFDGGSVPLEPDGGFTVELGRYGFRWFRLHRKGDRLAP
- a CDS encoding pyridoxal phosphate-dependent aminotransferase, whose product is MRAMQHSSKLQNVRYELRGPILQAAKNMEAEGHRILKMNLGDTAPFGLETPESVVVDMIHHLRGAQGYSDSKGIFSARTAISQYYQTRGLMQIGVEDIFIGNGVSELISMCLQAFMENGDEILVPAPDYPLWTAAVTLTGGTPVHYLCDEEENWWPDMADVEAKITSRTKGIVIINPNNPTGAVYPRYILEQFTALARKHNLVLFSDEIYEKVLYGEAVHIHTAAVAEDVCCLTFSGLSKAYRMPGYRAGWVAVTGPLAATAAYREGLELLASLRLCPNVPAQHAIQTCLGGYQSIEALVRPGGRLREQRDLAHKLLTAIPGITCVPAEGAMYLFPRLDPELYPIASDEQFVLDLLKDQKILVSHGSAFNWPTPDHFRFVILPSVLDIEEAVRRIATFLAAYRNREAA
- a CDS encoding MoaD/ThiS family protein; the protein is MSCASGRQWWPVPDISVVLPSILQPLAGGQSVLTAPADGPVTVAKLLDSVTADFAVLARRLRDETGALRRFVNVYVDGDEVRRLQGLDTEVAPGQEVLVIQSVAGG